From a region of the Apis mellifera strain DH4 linkage group LG2, Amel_HAv3.1, whole genome shotgun sequence genome:
- the LOC408656 gene encoding RNA exonuclease 1 homolog isoform X2 — protein MLPSTGYFKAINCPFYESGTCDRPYCHFKHSKREDVGITTEAIEAVENRSTGQVEESKSATMVVEGLDSTLTSGSTGTINNVTADMMEERTDTPASVNMQLPCVYNPTPIAELKKRHIPIVSYMPTRKSKVAVKRKCSPDGVKPWLNIGNESMESQNVEIKYKPTMIISPESRDTMQSYIPTCKSDSASLNSCKDGSSNEYLFKLRETYYPKCKKRREEYVPKKVKAPLKSVDGLNESAFDHFETELDMMDEVFTKSSTKSISDVQSDKVSQDNKSSINIEPKFSDDEEENNRDNVENHSHNDTNKTNTAQIDSIDIEQIDSYRDTEKSDYLKNNQKIDAHYSKSINDNNCNNENTYSNILNRDRFPNKENSKKSLQSDKGNVSEVNSNKDTFENDKEYKSRDKNKSENQKDQNTSRKKYKDKYESSKKTHSNSCSKSKSKNHIRHKSKGSRDKKYDKDKNKYKHQEKDKNKESKHKTKNDRRDHHGSEKRHGYSSEKREEHVKNKNNKSYKHSKIDRKSNDTIIEKLHVHERNKEEINSIHKSVNSIENARLNSMNNSDEENEDHQSIIDNDIDVTFSTSDSDHDVQEECLKIFQEYQVPERSKEIEPSKELSAFHENEKEQKEEIGRKRVAHPSAAACVTRQIGINQQARKLINPQQKMYERWRLIRDTVTEKPITASNNISKDVRRICPETIGITSNNDLKLNGNGRVRIAHVPYAKSLAIEKKKVTENCVGKLGDAKITDNKTAAQTAKSGIRIAHVPQVIPQLIRPEPLQVTTQKFPLNVRQYYVNMMHDVCVLIYTNSEDAAQRAVKEEYACHERCKALAVYKNSCMLAAHRLRKEVDQNSSVDNNATTMPSSSTMSHEVILAGKVKGSWSVLKTKKSVMEFRGAILYSMLKKWIMTEQQLRDNGFPRSHPDGQKGRAKVYVTNSRNQSVLSKVPNERICSRCGQTYIIDKQGFALQPQNCIYHWGRKFTIRGESKYSCCQQYGSATGCCDAKTHVWDYTDYENLRGYVKTLPKNTPIEEQGVYALDCEMCYTTQGLELTRITVIDEDCNVVYETLVNPQNPIIDYNTRFSGITEENMKNVTTTLLDVQATLLTMFSEKTILVGHSLESDFKALRLLHGTVVDTSVMFPHKNGYPQKRALKNLCSEYLRKLIQNDVGGHDSKEDAIACMELILWKAKEEAKLQ, from the exons ATGTTGCCTTCGACTGGTTATTTTAAAGCTATTAACTGTCCATTTTATGAAAGTGGAACGTGCGATAGACCTTATTGTCATTTCAAACATTCGAAACGAG aagatGTTGGAATCACCACGGAGGCGATCGAGGCGGTGGAAAACCGTTCCACGGGTCAAGTTGAAGAGTCCAAAAGTGCTACAAtg GTAGTCGAAGGATTAGACTCAACGTTAACTTCTGGGTCAACTGGTACGATAAATAATGTTACAGCCGATATGATGGAAGAAAGAACAGATACACCAGCATCTGTTAATATGCAACTTCCATGCGTTTATAATCCAACACCGATTGCGGAATTAAAGAAACGTCATATACCAATAGTATCTTATATGCCAACGAGAAAAAGTAAAGTTGCTGTAAAGCGTAAATGTTCTCCAGATGGAGTTAAGCCTTGGTTAAATATAGGTAACGAGTCTATGGAATCtcaaaatgttgaaattaaatacaaaccTACTATGATAATCAGTCCTGAATCTCGAGATACTATGCAAAGTTACATACCTACATGTAAATCGGATTCAGCTTCGTTAAATTCTTGCAAGGATGGTAGTTCGAAcgagtatttatttaaactcaGGGAAACTTATTATCCAAAATgtaagaagagaagagaagaatatgttccaaaaaaagtaaaagctCCATTAAAATCTGTCGATGGATTAAACGAATCTGCGTTTGATCATTTTGAAACTGAGCTTGATATGATGGACGAAGTATTTACTAAATCGTCTACTAAATCGATTTCTGATGTACAATCTGACAAAGTGTCTCAAGATAATAaatcttctataaatattgaacCGAAATTTTCTgacgatgaagaagaaaataatcgcGATAATGTCGAAAATCATAGTCACAATGATACAAATAAAACCAATACTGCACAAATTGATTCCATAGACATAGAACAAATTGATTCGTATCGTGATACTGAAAAATccgattatttgaaaaataatcagaaaATAGATGCACATTATTCAAAgtcaattaatgataataattgcaataatgaaaatacataTAGTAACATTTTGAATCGAGATAGATTtccaaataaagaaaattcgaaaaaatcttTGCAGTCTGACAAAGGGAATGTATCAGAAGtaaattcgaataaagatacttttgaaaatgataaggAATATAAGAGcagggataaaaataaaagtgaaaatcaaaaggatcAGAATACAtctcgtaaaaaatataaggatAAGTATGAATCGAGTAAAAAAACTCATTCCAACTCGTGtagtaaaagtaaaagtaagaATCATATAAGACATAAAAGCAAAGGATCAAGAGataagaaatatgataaagataagaataaatataagcaTCAGGagaaagacaaaaataaagaaagcaaACATAAGACGAAAAATGATAGAAGGGACCATCATGGATCTGAGAAACGTCATGGCTATTCTTctgagaaaagagaagaacatgttaaaaataaaaataataaaagttacaaGCATTCGAAAATAGATCGTAAGTCGAATGATACGATAATCGAGAAATTGCACGTACATGaacgaaataaagaagaaataaattcaattcacaAATCTGTAAATTCGATAGAAAATGCCCGTCTGAATTCGATGAATAATAGTGATGAAGAGAACGAGGATCATCAAAGTATCATCGATAACGATATTGATGTAACTTTCAGTACATCTGATTCGGATCATGATGTACAAgaagaatgtttaaaaatatttcag GAATATCAAGTACCTGAACGGTCAAAAGAAATAGAGCCATCGAAAGAATTATCGGCATTCCACGAGAACGAAAAGGaacaaaaagaagagattGGCAGAAAAAGAGTGGCGCACCCTTCAGCTGCCGCGTGTGTTACCAGACAAATTGGAATTAATCAACAGgcaagaaaattgataaatccgcaacaaaaaatgtatgaaaGGTGGCGTTTAATACGAGATACTGTAACAGAAAAACCTATTACCGCGagcaataatatttctaaggaTGTGCGCCGAATTTGTCCTGAAACGATAGGGATAACGAGCaacaatgatttaaaattaaatggaaatg gtCGTGTCCGAATTGCTCATGTACCGTATGCTAAATCTCTAgcgatagaaaagaaaaaggtgaCGGAAAATTGTGTAGGAAAATTGGGAGATGCAAAAATAACGGATAATAAAACAGCTGCGCAAACGGCGAAGAGTGGTATACGTATTGCTCATGTTCCACAAGTG ATTCCTCAATTAATACGTCCTGAACCGTTGCAAGTAACCACgcaaaaatttcctttaaatGTTCGTCAGTATTACGTGAATATGATGCATGACGTATGCGTGTTAATTTACACAAATTCTGAGGATGCAGCTCAACGTGCAGTCAAAGAAGAATACGCTTGTCACGAAAGATGTAAAGCGCTagctgtttataaaaattcttgcatGCTTGCTGCTCATAGATTGAGAAAAGAAGTTGATCAAAATTCATCTGTGGATAATAATGCAACAACAATGCCGAGTAGCAGTACGATGTCTCACGAAGTAATACTTGCTGGGAAAGTTAAAGGTTCCTGGAGTGTTCTTAAGACAAAAAAATCTGTTATGGAATTTAGAGGTGCAATTCTATAtagtatgttaaaaaaatggataatgaCGGAACAACAACTTCGAGATAACGGATTTCCTCGTTCACATCCCGATGGTCAGaag GGCCGTGCCAAAGTTTATGTAACCAATTCGCGAAATCAAAGTGTTCTGTCAAAAGTGCCTAATGAAAGAATTTGTAGTCGATGCGGTCAAACTTACATAATCGATAAACAAGGATTTGCTTTACAACCACAGAATTGTATATATCATTGGGGCAGAAAATTCACAATCAGAGGTGAAAGCAAATATAGTTGTTGTCAACAATATGGTTCTGCAACTGGTTGTTGCGATGCAAAAACACACGTTTGGGATTATACAGATTATGAAAATCTTCGTGGTTATGTGAAAACTTTGCCAAAAa atACACCGATCGAAGAACAAGGAGTATATGCGCTTGATTGTGAAATGTGTTATACTACTCAAGGACTGGAACTAACCAGGATAACAGTTATCGACGAGGATTGCAATGTAGTATATGAAACGTTAGTCAATCCGCAAAATcctataatagattataacacaag ATTTTCTGGTATTAcggaagaaaatatgaaaaatgttacAACAACGTTATTAGATGTTCAAGCGACACTGCTGACAATGTTTTCTGAGAAAACTATATTAGTCGGTCATAGTTTAGAAAGCGATTTCAAAGCTTTAAGACTCTTGCATGGAACTGTGGTCGATACAAGCGTGATGTTTCCACATAAAAATGGATATCCACAGAAGAGAGCATTGAAGAATCTTTGTTCGGAATATTTAAGAAAGCTTATTCAAAATGATG TTGGTGGACACGATAGTAAAGAGGATGCCATCGCTTGTATGGAATTAATACTTTGGAAAGCAAAGGAGGAAGCAAAATTACAATAG
- the LOC410804 gene encoding FYVE, RhoGEF and PH domain-containing protein 4, whose product MQQNRSIDVSLWTTRPILKFKDRRNFNRPLKMFVSRTQTSNSTFYTELEPDEVMDRKTDLNELKECQDKDFNHSDIIAESEKQENYDGHSFRKIASFGAFPRFRSFIMSTENSMDQGDTQEGEENSMEVPFVRISRNVLEYRNSRYLTTDRNSHRYAVESFAISESESEEESEGAKSSETDSAIVVNHNTNDSNLELKSVDNTSYLDSKRKNARRVAEELLVTEKNYVNVLRLIDQVFQFKIDQENRAHPMFPPETVQHMFSNIKSIYKFHNDFLLPQLQERMQNWDSNPRIGDIMKNFAPFLKMYTEYVKNFDYAMNLIQSLQTKVTRFAAIIDEIQKLDECAKLSLPHHMLSPIQRLPRYELLLKDYLKNLTEENADYKDTKKALELVSTAANHTNDAMKKIDKFKKLLEIQESIYDTTDLVSATRELIKEGRIVKISARSGDHQERQLFLFSDLLLLCSIRLIPGPLYRLRAKFLIENLQIIEGDNLETANTFYIRDEDKSVELYTHAAEEKAAWLNALFDTMHEMMRRKASLKTGDVKTLVLKSDDISKCMICEVIFSVMKRKHNCRACGIIVCGKCSNQKLLFEDNKNTRVCRLCYTALTQPLVKSPSSTSTSGPVPSLLQVSASASSVISGYLMLKTQASKPWTRRWFALHADFVLYTFKSESENMALTATPMPGFIVTEGIKLSDEDPLSFKDRSRALKMHHSRKSYYLQALSDDDKQKWLYALQLATKAELPSFVTVENEDAQKDQSIVQMR is encoded by the exons ATGCAACAGAACCGATCGATAGATGTTTCACTTTGGACAACAAGgccgattttaaaatttaaagatagaaGGAATTTTAACAGACCGCTCAAAATGTTTGTATCAAGAACACAAACGTCAAACAGTACTTTTTATACTGAATTGGAACCTGATGAAGTAATGGATAGAAAAACCGATCTAAATGAGTTAAAAGAATGCCAGGATAAAGATTTCAACCATTCTGATATAATAGCGGAAAGTGAGAAGCAGGAAAATTATGATGGACattcatttcgaaaaattgctTCTTTTGGAGCTTTTCCACGATTTCGATCGTTTATAATGTCGACCGAAAATTCAATGGATCAAGGTGATACtcaagaaggagaagagaattCGATGGAAGTTCCATTCGTACGAATATCGCGCAATGTTTTAGAATATAGGAATAGTAG ATATTTAACTACGGATAGAAATTCTCATCGATATGCAGTAGAATCATTTGCGATAAGCGAATCCGAAAGTGAAGAAGAATCGGAAGGAGCAAAATCATCGGAAACAGATTCCGCGATAGTCGTGAATCATAATACTAATGATTCGAATCTAGAATTAAAATCGGTTGATAATACAAGTTACTTGGATTCCAAAAGGAAAAATGCACGTCGAGTTGCTGAAGAATTGTTAGttactgaaaaaaattatgttaacgTTTTACGATTGATCGATCAAGTATTCCAGTTCAAAATCGATCAAGAGAATAGAGCACATCCTATGTTTCCTCCAGAAACTGTTCAACACATGTTCTCTAATATCAAGTCGATATACAAATTTCACAATGATTTTTTGTTACCTCAACTTCAAGAGAGAATGCAAAATTGGGATTCAAATCCTAGAATCGGAGACATAATGAAGAATTTTGCGCCTTTTCTTAAAATGTATACAGAATATGTAAAAAACTTTGATTATGCCATGAATTTGATACAGTCTCTTCAAACTAAAGTCACCAGATTTGCTGCGATTATCGATGAGATTCAAAAATTGGATGAGTGTGCCAAATTATCATTGCCTCATCACATGTTGAGCCCTATACAAAGATTACCAAGATACGAGCTTCTTCtaaaagattatttgaaaaaccTCACGGAAGAAAATGCTGATTACAAGGATACTAAAA AGGCATTGGAATTAGTGTCTACTGCTGCTAATCACACGAATGATGCAATGAAGAAGATTGACAAGTTCAAAAAACTTCTTGAAATACAAGAGAGTATATACGATACAACGGATCTAGTCAGTGCCACGAGGGAGCTTATAAAAGAGGGTcgtatcgttaaaatttcagCAAGGAGCGGTGATCATCAAGAAAGACAACTGTTTCTG TTTagcgatttattattactttgttCAATAAGATTAATACCTGGGCCATTATATCGGTTAAGAGCTAAATTTCTAAtcgaaaatttgcaaataatcgAAGGTGATAATTTGGAAACAGCAAATACATTTTACATAAGAGACGAAGATAAAAGCGTCGAATTATATACACATGCGGCTGAAGAAAAAGCAGCATGGCTTAATGCCTTGTTCGATACTATGCATGAAATGATGAGAAGAAAAGCAAGTTTAAAAACTGGTGATGTTAAAACACTTGTTTTAAAGAGCGACGATATATCTAAGTGTATGATATGCGAGGTGATTTTTTCTGTGATGAAACGAAAACATAATTGCAGAGCTTGCGGAATA aTTGTTTGCGGTAAATGTTCAAATCAAAAGTTATTGTTCGAGGATAATAAGAATACGAGAGTTTGCCGTTTATGTTATACCGCTTTAACGCAACCGCTTGTTAAATCACCTTCCTCAACGTCTACATCTGGACCGGTACCAAGTTTATTACAAGTTTCAGCAAGCGCATCTTCCGTTATATCTGGATATCTTATGTTAAAAACTCAAGCGAGTAAACCTTGGACACGGCGATGGTTTGCATTACACGccgattttgttttatatacatttaaatctgAATCTGAAAATATGGCTTTGACAGCAACTCCTATGCCCGGTTTCATCGTTACGGAAGGTATTAAATTATCCGACGAAGATCCTTTAAGTTTCAAGGATAGATCTAGAGCTCTTAAAATGCATCATTCTAGGAAAAGTTACTATTTACAAGCGTTATCGGACGACGACAAACAAAA aTGGTTATATGCTTTACAATTAGCTACTAAAGCAGAATTACCTTCATTTGTAACAGTAGAAAACGAAGACGCACAAAAAGATCAATCAATTGTTCAAATGCGATAA
- the LOC408656 gene encoding RNA exonuclease 1 homolog isoform X1 has product MLPSTGYFKAINCPFYESGTCDRPYCHFKHSKREDVGITTEAIEAVENRSTGQVEESKSATMNVVSQVVEGLDSTLTSGSTGTINNVTADMMEERTDTPASVNMQLPCVYNPTPIAELKKRHIPIVSYMPTRKSKVAVKRKCSPDGVKPWLNIGNESMESQNVEIKYKPTMIISPESRDTMQSYIPTCKSDSASLNSCKDGSSNEYLFKLRETYYPKCKKRREEYVPKKVKAPLKSVDGLNESAFDHFETELDMMDEVFTKSSTKSISDVQSDKVSQDNKSSINIEPKFSDDEEENNRDNVENHSHNDTNKTNTAQIDSIDIEQIDSYRDTEKSDYLKNNQKIDAHYSKSINDNNCNNENTYSNILNRDRFPNKENSKKSLQSDKGNVSEVNSNKDTFENDKEYKSRDKNKSENQKDQNTSRKKYKDKYESSKKTHSNSCSKSKSKNHIRHKSKGSRDKKYDKDKNKYKHQEKDKNKESKHKTKNDRRDHHGSEKRHGYSSEKREEHVKNKNNKSYKHSKIDRKSNDTIIEKLHVHERNKEEINSIHKSVNSIENARLNSMNNSDEENEDHQSIIDNDIDVTFSTSDSDHDVQEECLKIFQEYQVPERSKEIEPSKELSAFHENEKEQKEEIGRKRVAHPSAAACVTRQIGINQQARKLINPQQKMYERWRLIRDTVTEKPITASNNISKDVRRICPETIGITSNNDLKLNGNGRVRIAHVPYAKSLAIEKKKVTENCVGKLGDAKITDNKTAAQTAKSGIRIAHVPQVIPQLIRPEPLQVTTQKFPLNVRQYYVNMMHDVCVLIYTNSEDAAQRAVKEEYACHERCKALAVYKNSCMLAAHRLRKEVDQNSSVDNNATTMPSSSTMSHEVILAGKVKGSWSVLKTKKSVMEFRGAILYSMLKKWIMTEQQLRDNGFPRSHPDGQKGRAKVYVTNSRNQSVLSKVPNERICSRCGQTYIIDKQGFALQPQNCIYHWGRKFTIRGESKYSCCQQYGSATGCCDAKTHVWDYTDYENLRGYVKTLPKNTPIEEQGVYALDCEMCYTTQGLELTRITVIDEDCNVVYETLVNPQNPIIDYNTRFSGITEENMKNVTTTLLDVQATLLTMFSEKTILVGHSLESDFKALRLLHGTVVDTSVMFPHKNGYPQKRALKNLCSEYLRKLIQNDVGGHDSKEDAIACMELILWKAKEEAKLQ; this is encoded by the exons ATGTTGCCTTCGACTGGTTATTTTAAAGCTATTAACTGTCCATTTTATGAAAGTGGAACGTGCGATAGACCTTATTGTCATTTCAAACATTCGAAACGAG aagatGTTGGAATCACCACGGAGGCGATCGAGGCGGTGGAAAACCGTTCCACGGGTCAAGTTGAAGAGTCCAAAAGTGCTACAAtg AATGTTGTTTCTCAGGTAGTCGAAGGATTAGACTCAACGTTAACTTCTGGGTCAACTGGTACGATAAATAATGTTACAGCCGATATGATGGAAGAAAGAACAGATACACCAGCATCTGTTAATATGCAACTTCCATGCGTTTATAATCCAACACCGATTGCGGAATTAAAGAAACGTCATATACCAATAGTATCTTATATGCCAACGAGAAAAAGTAAAGTTGCTGTAAAGCGTAAATGTTCTCCAGATGGAGTTAAGCCTTGGTTAAATATAGGTAACGAGTCTATGGAATCtcaaaatgttgaaattaaatacaaaccTACTATGATAATCAGTCCTGAATCTCGAGATACTATGCAAAGTTACATACCTACATGTAAATCGGATTCAGCTTCGTTAAATTCTTGCAAGGATGGTAGTTCGAAcgagtatttatttaaactcaGGGAAACTTATTATCCAAAATgtaagaagagaagagaagaatatgttccaaaaaaagtaaaagctCCATTAAAATCTGTCGATGGATTAAACGAATCTGCGTTTGATCATTTTGAAACTGAGCTTGATATGATGGACGAAGTATTTACTAAATCGTCTACTAAATCGATTTCTGATGTACAATCTGACAAAGTGTCTCAAGATAATAaatcttctataaatattgaacCGAAATTTTCTgacgatgaagaagaaaataatcgcGATAATGTCGAAAATCATAGTCACAATGATACAAATAAAACCAATACTGCACAAATTGATTCCATAGACATAGAACAAATTGATTCGTATCGTGATACTGAAAAATccgattatttgaaaaataatcagaaaATAGATGCACATTATTCAAAgtcaattaatgataataattgcaataatgaaaatacataTAGTAACATTTTGAATCGAGATAGATTtccaaataaagaaaattcgaaaaaatcttTGCAGTCTGACAAAGGGAATGTATCAGAAGtaaattcgaataaagatacttttgaaaatgataaggAATATAAGAGcagggataaaaataaaagtgaaaatcaaaaggatcAGAATACAtctcgtaaaaaatataaggatAAGTATGAATCGAGTAAAAAAACTCATTCCAACTCGTGtagtaaaagtaaaagtaagaATCATATAAGACATAAAAGCAAAGGATCAAGAGataagaaatatgataaagataagaataaatataagcaTCAGGagaaagacaaaaataaagaaagcaaACATAAGACGAAAAATGATAGAAGGGACCATCATGGATCTGAGAAACGTCATGGCTATTCTTctgagaaaagagaagaacatgttaaaaataaaaataataaaagttacaaGCATTCGAAAATAGATCGTAAGTCGAATGATACGATAATCGAGAAATTGCACGTACATGaacgaaataaagaagaaataaattcaattcacaAATCTGTAAATTCGATAGAAAATGCCCGTCTGAATTCGATGAATAATAGTGATGAAGAGAACGAGGATCATCAAAGTATCATCGATAACGATATTGATGTAACTTTCAGTACATCTGATTCGGATCATGATGTACAAgaagaatgtttaaaaatatttcag GAATATCAAGTACCTGAACGGTCAAAAGAAATAGAGCCATCGAAAGAATTATCGGCATTCCACGAGAACGAAAAGGaacaaaaagaagagattGGCAGAAAAAGAGTGGCGCACCCTTCAGCTGCCGCGTGTGTTACCAGACAAATTGGAATTAATCAACAGgcaagaaaattgataaatccgcaacaaaaaatgtatgaaaGGTGGCGTTTAATACGAGATACTGTAACAGAAAAACCTATTACCGCGagcaataatatttctaaggaTGTGCGCCGAATTTGTCCTGAAACGATAGGGATAACGAGCaacaatgatttaaaattaaatggaaatg gtCGTGTCCGAATTGCTCATGTACCGTATGCTAAATCTCTAgcgatagaaaagaaaaaggtgaCGGAAAATTGTGTAGGAAAATTGGGAGATGCAAAAATAACGGATAATAAAACAGCTGCGCAAACGGCGAAGAGTGGTATACGTATTGCTCATGTTCCACAAGTG ATTCCTCAATTAATACGTCCTGAACCGTTGCAAGTAACCACgcaaaaatttcctttaaatGTTCGTCAGTATTACGTGAATATGATGCATGACGTATGCGTGTTAATTTACACAAATTCTGAGGATGCAGCTCAACGTGCAGTCAAAGAAGAATACGCTTGTCACGAAAGATGTAAAGCGCTagctgtttataaaaattcttgcatGCTTGCTGCTCATAGATTGAGAAAAGAAGTTGATCAAAATTCATCTGTGGATAATAATGCAACAACAATGCCGAGTAGCAGTACGATGTCTCACGAAGTAATACTTGCTGGGAAAGTTAAAGGTTCCTGGAGTGTTCTTAAGACAAAAAAATCTGTTATGGAATTTAGAGGTGCAATTCTATAtagtatgttaaaaaaatggataatgaCGGAACAACAACTTCGAGATAACGGATTTCCTCGTTCACATCCCGATGGTCAGaag GGCCGTGCCAAAGTTTATGTAACCAATTCGCGAAATCAAAGTGTTCTGTCAAAAGTGCCTAATGAAAGAATTTGTAGTCGATGCGGTCAAACTTACATAATCGATAAACAAGGATTTGCTTTACAACCACAGAATTGTATATATCATTGGGGCAGAAAATTCACAATCAGAGGTGAAAGCAAATATAGTTGTTGTCAACAATATGGTTCTGCAACTGGTTGTTGCGATGCAAAAACACACGTTTGGGATTATACAGATTATGAAAATCTTCGTGGTTATGTGAAAACTTTGCCAAAAa atACACCGATCGAAGAACAAGGAGTATATGCGCTTGATTGTGAAATGTGTTATACTACTCAAGGACTGGAACTAACCAGGATAACAGTTATCGACGAGGATTGCAATGTAGTATATGAAACGTTAGTCAATCCGCAAAATcctataatagattataacacaag ATTTTCTGGTATTAcggaagaaaatatgaaaaatgttacAACAACGTTATTAGATGTTCAAGCGACACTGCTGACAATGTTTTCTGAGAAAACTATATTAGTCGGTCATAGTTTAGAAAGCGATTTCAAAGCTTTAAGACTCTTGCATGGAACTGTGGTCGATACAAGCGTGATGTTTCCACATAAAAATGGATATCCACAGAAGAGAGCATTGAAGAATCTTTGTTCGGAATATTTAAGAAAGCTTATTCAAAATGATG TTGGTGGACACGATAGTAAAGAGGATGCCATCGCTTGTATGGAATTAATACTTTGGAAAGCAAAGGAGGAAGCAAAATTACAATAG
- the LOC408657 gene encoding zinc finger protein 76 encodes MSTQGAELSNRFVTRDVEIMSDETQNNRMDILECLSVLINENNSANDQTEGLTLDEHLLSDGTTLTAVTLPDGTQAFVANNFNDNDMDLKRQATLELENGDTILLRNVAELTEGKPLQLELEPATLVQAHQTTIENVENYPRVEFIDGNAYMVAGHIDVSNDLWEIEDGKLKKKDSKILLNKLSTSRIRHPCPREGCSKVYSTPHHLKVHERSHTGQRPYRCTHPKCKKSFSTGYSLKAHLRTHTGEKPYKCPNETCDKSFKTSGDLLKHVRTHTGERPFLCPFNGCGRSFTTSNIRKVHVRTHTGERPYKCTQPKCGKAFASATNYKNHIRIHSGEKPYVCSIENCGRRFTEYSSLYKHHLVHTQQRPFECKVCFRRYRQSSTLVMHKRTAHALIDNDDNVDALCKNSIQESSSRSKDKQKRNITRDNSNSSLKITEKDGQIQISKAIDDLNDNETQILLVGDPSHIAALQKIELNGEFDEHGIDTSFEELNIKIEDIELGWH; translated from the exons ATGTCGACACAAGGCGCAGAACTTTCAAATCGTTTCGTGACTCGAGATGTGGAAATTATGTCGGATGAGACACag AATAATCGTATGGATATATTGGAATGTCTATCTGTTTTAATTAACGAGAATAACTCTGCGAATGATCAAACAGAAGGATTAACATTGGATGAACATCTACTAAGCGATGGCACAACGTTGACAGCAGTAACATTACCCGATGGAACGCAAGCATTCGTTgctaataatttcaatgataatg ATATGGATTTAAAAAGACAAGCAACATTAGAATTGGAAAACGGAGATACTATATTGCTTCGCAATGTAGCAGAACTTACTGAAGGTAAACCACTTCAATTGGAATTGGAACCAGCAACTTTGGTTCAAGCTCATCAAACTACCATAGAGAACGTTGAAAACTATCCACGTGTGGAATTTATCGATGGTAATGCTTATATGGTAGCTGGTCACATTGATGTTAGTAATGATTTGTGGGAAATCGAAGATggtaaattgaagaaaaaggattcgaaaattttattaaataaattatccacATCGAGGATAAGACATCCTTGTCCAAGAGAGGGTTGTTCAAAAGTTTACAGTACGCCCCATCATCTCAAG GTTCACGAACGATCTCATACTGGTCAACGACCATACAGATGCACACATCCAAAATGTAAGAAGAGTTTCTCGACAGGATATAGTTTAAAAGCGCATTTACGCACGCATACAGGGGAAAAACCTTACAAATGTCCAAATGAAACATGcgataaaagtttcaaaacaTCGGGAGATTTATTGAAACATGTACGAACACATACTGGAGAACGCCCTTTCTTATGTCCGTTCAATGGTTGCGGTCGTTCTTTTACTACGAGTAATATTCGGAAa GTTCACGTGAGAACGCATACCGGCGAACGTCCATATAAATGTACACAACCGAAATGCGGCAAAGCATTTGCGAGcgcaacaaattataaaaatcatatacgaATTCATTCAGGTGAAAAACCATATGTATGCTCTATCGAAAATTGTGGAAGAAGATTTACAGAATATTCTAGTCTTTATAAGCATCACCTC gtTCATACACAGCAACGTCCATTCGAATGTAAAGTTTGTTTTAGGAGATACAGACAAAGTAGTACTCTCGTAATGCACAAAAGAACTGCTCATGCGTTGATAGACAACGATGATAACGTTGATGctctttgtaaaaattctattcaagaATCATCTAGTCGAAGCaaagataaacaaaaaagaaacattacaCGAGACAATAGTAATTCATCGCTAAAG ATTACAGAGAAAGATGGACAAATACAGATTTCTAAAGCGATCGACGATTTGAACGATAATGAAACGCAGATTTTATTAGTCGGTGATCCTTCACATATCGCAGCGTTACAG AAGATCGAACTAAATGGTGAATTCGACGAGCATGGTATTGATACTTCtttcgaagaattaaatataaaaatcgaagataTAGAACTTGGATGGCATTGA